ACTGGGACCGCTTCGTCGACGGGCAACTCGCCGAGCTGGGGATCAGTCGCGACGAGCTGGCCCGCCAGGCCGCCCGGGGCGAGTTCGAGTCGGCCTCGGCCCAGCACCTCTGGACCCTGATCAGCTGACCCGGGCAGGGCCGACCGGTGGGCATAATCACCCGATCCCCCCGAGCGGAACAAACTGGGCGGGCCGGACGTTGATCGCCCGTGTGATCGACGTACCCCTGTCAGTTCTTGACCTTGCACCGGTCGCCGCCGGAACCACCGCCGGCCAGGCCCTGCGGCACACCACCGAGCTGGCCCGACGGACAGAAGAGCTGGGCTACCAGCGCTTCTGGGTGGCCGAACACCACAACATGCCGGCGATCGCGTCCTCCGCGCCGCCCGTGGTGATCGCCCACCTGGCCGCCGCCACCTCGACCATCCGGGTCGGCTCCGGCGGGGTGATGCTGCCCAACCACGCCCCACTGGTGGTCGCCGAGCAGTTCGGCACCCTGGAGGCGCTGCACCCCGGCCGAATCGACCTGGGTATCGGCCGGGCACCCGGCACCGACCAGGTCACCGCCCTGGCGTTGCGCCGGACCATGGACGGGCTCTCCGCCGAGAACTTCCCCCAGGAGCTCGCCGACCTGGTCAACTACTTCACCGGGGAACGCCCCGGTCCGATCACCGCCAGCCCCGGCAAGGGTGACATGCCGGCCGTCTGGCTGCTCGGTTCGAGCGGCTTCAGCGCCCAGCTCGCCGGAATGCTCGGCCTGCCGTTCTCCTTCGCGCACCACTTCAGCTCCACCAACACCCTCCCCGCGCTGGCCCTCTACCGGCAGCACTTCCGACCGTCGCAGTGGCTCAAGGAGCCGTACGCGATGGTCGCGGTGAACGCGATCTGCGCCGACACCGACGAGCAGGCGCAGTGGCTCGCCGGCCCGGCCGGACTCTCCTTCCTCAAGCTGCGCTCCGGCCGGCCGGAGCCGTTGGCTACCCCGGAGGAGGCCGCCGCCTACCCGTACACGGAGATCGAGCGGCAGTTCACCCGGGACCGGATGCACGGTCAGGCGATGGGCAGCCCGGAGACGGTCCGCCGGCAGCTCTCCGCGCTGCTGGAACAGACCCAGGCCGACGAACTCATGCTGACCGCGATGGTCTACGACATCGAGGCGCGGGTACGTTCGTTCGAACTGATCGCCGAACACGTCGCGGGCGGGTTGCGCCGCGAACACTGACTCGGAGTGCGCTCCGTCCTCGATCAGCCGTGAAACAGGATCTTCACGTGGCCGTCACCGATACGCCCCGTAGCCCCGCCTAGTCTCAATACCGGTGGTGGTTCGACATGCGCGGTCGGGACGGGTCGCGTCATGTCGCGGTGTGTGTCGTACCGGGCCGGGTGGGGTGGGCCCCTACCCGGCCCGGTACGACTGGGCCCGCCGGTACGGACTCAGCGAAGGTAGATGTTCGGCGCGGACGGCGTCGCCATCCCGTCACCGATGAAGAAACTCGGATGCGGCGGCTGGTTGTAGGCGGTGTTCTGCCAGGCGACCGCCACCCGGTACTGCGGATCGTGCATCAGTGTCGTGATCCGGGTGCTGGTCGG
The Micromonospora pisi DNA segment above includes these coding regions:
- a CDS encoding LLM class flavin-dependent oxidoreductase; translated protein: MIDVPLSVLDLAPVAAGTTAGQALRHTTELARRTEELGYQRFWVAEHHNMPAIASSAPPVVIAHLAAATSTIRVGSGGVMLPNHAPLVVAEQFGTLEALHPGRIDLGIGRAPGTDQVTALALRRTMDGLSAENFPQELADLVNYFTGERPGPITASPGKGDMPAVWLLGSSGFSAQLAGMLGLPFSFAHHFSSTNTLPALALYRQHFRPSQWLKEPYAMVAVNAICADTDEQAQWLAGPAGLSFLKLRSGRPEPLATPEEAAAYPYTEIERQFTRDRMHGQAMGSPETVRRQLSALLEQTQADELMLTAMVYDIEARVRSFELIAEHVAGGLRREH